One genomic region from Prevotella sp. Rep29 encodes:
- a CDS encoding site-specific integrase has translation MQYCKTVTLRTRPIKNGMLSYYLDYYPGYRDIVTMKTTRHESLGIYIYADPQNKREKDFNDRMTEKAEAIRCRRYESVVNERYDFFDKARMQGDFLDYFNRVLQGKDPKWKFVYEHFKYFVGGKCRCEEVDIDLCNNFRKYLLTAKNLRTGKPMFINSVAGYWSTFRGFINIAYRDKMIRTNPNDFLEKIPTVPVNKESLTLAELQKLYKTPCEIDVLKRASIFACLTGMRRSDIINLSWGNIKSYSDGGKYVEFYAQKTKARNIIPISEEAYKLISQNRKSINGKVFEGFEIIMAQKPLKAWLRKAGIKKRITFHSFRHTFASLQVELGTDLYTVMQLLAHKSVTTTQIYACHADPKRRETATRISSKVLGKEKKAK, from the coding sequence ATGCAGTATTGTAAGACAGTAACACTTCGGACACGCCCCATTAAAAATGGAATGTTGTCGTACTACTTGGATTACTATCCAGGCTACAGGGACATCGTTACGATGAAGACAACTCGCCATGAATCATTGGGTATCTACATTTATGCAGACCCCCAGAACAAACGAGAAAAGGATTTCAACGACAGGATGACAGAAAAAGCTGAAGCCATCCGATGTCGGAGATACGAAAGCGTTGTCAACGAAAGATACGACTTCTTTGACAAAGCAAGGATGCAGGGTGATTTCCTTGACTACTTCAACAGAGTTTTACAAGGGAAAGACCCCAAGTGGAAGTTCGTCTATGAACATTTCAAGTATTTTGTCGGTGGCAAATGCAGATGTGAAGAAGTTGACATCGACCTATGCAACAACTTCCGTAAGTATCTGCTTACAGCCAAGAACCTCAGAACAGGCAAGCCTATGTTCATCAACTCTGTTGCTGGATATTGGTCAACCTTCCGTGGATTCATCAATATCGCATACAGAGATAAGATGATTCGCACCAACCCGAACGACTTCCTCGAAAAGATTCCAACAGTCCCTGTTAATAAGGAAAGCCTGACACTGGCAGAGCTACAAAAGCTCTACAAAACTCCTTGCGAAATAGATGTCCTTAAAAGAGCCTCTATTTTTGCTTGTCTAACAGGAATGCGTCGAAGTGATATTATAAACCTAAGCTGGGGAAATATCAAATCTTATTCAGATGGTGGTAAATATGTGGAATTTTACGCTCAAAAGACGAAGGCGCGAAATATCATTCCTATTAGCGAGGAAGCATACAAACTAATTTCTCAGAACAGGAAAAGTATCAACGGCAAGGTATTTGAGGGGTTCGAGATTATCATGGCACAAAAGCCCTTAAAAGCCTGGCTAAGAAAAGCAGGTATCAAGAAACGCATAACATTCCACTCTTTCCGACACACATTCGCATCATTGCAAGTAGAACTTGGAACAGATCTCTATACGGTCATGCAGCTGTTGGCTCATAAGAGCGTGACAACAACACAGATATATGCTTGTCATGCAGACCCGAAAAGGCGAGAAACGGCAACAAGAATCTCATCTAAGGTACTTGGCAAAGAGAAGAAAGCCAAATAA
- the tet(Q) gene encoding tetracycline resistance ribosomal protection protein Tet(Q) translates to MNIINLGILAHIDAGKTSVTENLLFASGATEKCGCVDNGDTIMDSMDIEKRRGITVRASTTSIIWNGVKCNIIDTPGHMDFIAEVERTFKMLDGAVLILSAKEGIQAQTKLLFNTLQKLQIPTIIFINKIDRAGVNLERLYLDIKTNLSQDVLFMQTVVDGSVYPICSQTYIKEEYKEFVCNHDDNILERYLADSEISPADYWNTVIALVAKAKVYPVLHGSAMFNIGINELLDAISSFILPPASVSNRLSAYLYKIEHDPKGHKRSFLKIIDGSLRLRDVVRINDSEKFIKIKNLKTIYQGREINVDEVGANDIAIVEDIADFRIGDYLGAKPCLIQGLSHQHPALKSSVRPDKPEERSKVISALNTLWIEDPSLSFSINSYSDELEISLYGLTQKEIIQTLLEERFSVKVHFDEIKTIYKERPIKKVNKIIQIEVPPNPYWATIGLTLEPLPLGTGLQIESDISYGYLNHSFQNAVFEGIRMSCQSGLHGWEVTDLKVTFTQAEYYSPVSTPADFRQLTPYVFRLALQQSGVDILEPMLYFELQIPQVASSKAITDLQKMMSEIEDISCNNDWCHIKGKVPLNTSKDYVSEVSSYTKGLGVFMVKPCGYQITKGDYSDNIRMNEKDKLLFMFQKSMSSK, encoded by the coding sequence ATGAATATTATAAATTTAGGAATTCTTGCTCACATTGATGCAGGAAAAACTTCCGTAACCGAGAATCTGCTGTTTGCCAGTGGAGCAACGGAAAAGTGCGGCTGTGTGGATAATGGTGACACCATAATGGACTCTATGGATATAGAGAAACGTAGAGGAATTACTGTCCGGGCTTCTACGACATCTATTATCTGGAATGGAGTGAAATGCAATATCATTGACACTCCGGGACACATGGATTTTATTGCGGAAGTGGAGCGGACATTCAAAATGCTTGATGGAGCAGTCCTCATCTTATCCGCAAAGGAAGGCATACAAGCGCAGACAAAGCTGCTGTTCAATACTTTACAGAAGCTGCAAATCCCGACAATTATATTTATCAACAAAATTGACCGTGCCGGTGTGAATTTGGAGCGTTTGTATCTGGATATAAAAACAAATCTGTCGCAAGATGTCCTGTTTATGCAAACTGTTGTCGATGGATCGGTTTATCCGATTTGCTCCCAAACATATATAAAGGAAGAATACAAAGAATTTGTATGCAACCATGACGACAATATATTGGAACGATATTTGGCGGATAGCGAAATATCACCGGCTGATTATTGGAATACGGTAATAGCTCTTGTGGCAAAAGCCAAGGTCTATCCGGTACTACATGGATCAGCAATGTTCAATATCGGTATCAATGAGTTGTTGGACGCCATCTCTTCTTTTATACTTCCTCCGGCATCAGTCTCAAACAGACTTTCAGCTTATCTCTATAAGATAGAGCATGACCCCAAAGGACATAAAAGAAGTTTTCTAAAAATAATTGACGGAAGTCTGAGACTTCGAGACGTTGTAAGAATCAACGATTCGGAAAAGTTCATCAAGATTAAAAATCTAAAGACTATTTATCAGGGCAGAGAGATAAATGTTGATGAAGTGGGTGCCAATGATATCGCAATTGTAGAAGATATAGCAGATTTTCGAATAGGAGATTATTTAGGTGCTAAACCTTGTTTGATTCAAGGATTATCCCATCAGCATCCCGCTCTCAAATCCTCCGTCCGGCCAGACAAGCCCGAAGAGAGAAGCAAGGTGATATCCGCTCTGAATACATTGTGGATTGAAGACCCGTCTTTGTCCTTTTCCATAAACTCATATAGTGATGAATTGGAAATCTCGTTATATGGTTTAACCCAGAAGGAAATCATACAGACATTGCTGGAAGAACGATTTTCCGTAAAGGTCCATTTTGATGAGATCAAGACTATCTACAAAGAACGACCTATAAAAAAGGTCAATAAGATTATTCAGATCGAAGTGCCACCCAACCCTTATTGGGCCACAATAGGGCTGACTCTTGAACCCTTGCCGTTAGGAACAGGGTTGCAGATCGAAAGTGACATCTCCTATGGTTATCTGAACCATTCTTTTCAAAATGCCGTTTTTGAAGGGATTCGTATGTCTTGCCAATCGGGATTACATGGATGGGAAGTGACAGATCTGAAAGTAACTTTTACTCAAGCCGAGTATTATAGCCCGGTAAGTACACCTGCTGATTTTAGACAATTGACCCCTTATGTCTTCAGGCTGGCTTTGCAACAGTCAGGTGTAGACATTCTCGAACCGATGCTATATTTTGAGTTGCAGATCCCCCAGGTGGCGAGTTCCAAAGCTATTACAGATTTGCAAAAAATGATGTCTGAGATTGAAGACATCAGTTGCAATAATGATTGGTGTCATATTAAAGGGAAAGTTCCATTAAATACAAGTAAAGACTACGTCTCAGAAGTAAGTTCATACACTAAGGGCTTAGGCGTTTTTATGGTTAAGCCATGCGGGTATCAAATAACAAAAGGCGATTATTCTGATAATATCCGCATGAACGAAAAAGATAAACTTTTATTCATGTTCCAAAAATCAATGTCATCAAAATAA
- a CDS encoding helix-turn-helix domain-containing protein yields MQETLTFNDLPEVVSQVLSKVERLERVLDIIKDEVCKKSSPSTDHTPMTIDEACDFLKMKKSTMYYHIERNNIPATKRGKNYILFKDELVGWLESGRKSPVALTPEEMNAQKLSSIKRKPQQNTEKMARMISLY; encoded by the coding sequence ATGCAAGAAACATTGACATTCAATGACCTCCCAGAGGTCGTTTCCCAGGTTCTTTCCAAAGTGGAGAGACTGGAAAGAGTACTTGACATCATCAAAGATGAAGTGTGCAAGAAGTCTTCACCATCAACAGACCACACGCCCATGACCATTGACGAGGCATGTGACTTCCTGAAGATGAAGAAATCCACCATGTATTACCATATCGAGCGCAACAATATTCCAGCCACCAAACGAGGAAAGAACTACATTCTTTTCAAAGACGAGCTTGTTGGCTGGCTGGAGTCTGGCCGTAAATCTCCCGTCGCATTAACGCCGGAAGAAATGAATGCTCAAAAGCTGTCATCCATCAAGCGCAAACCGCAGCAGAACACGGAGAAGATGGCACGTATGATCTCGCTGTACTGA
- a CDS encoding nucleoside phosphorylase — MEKKYFASSELIINEDGSCFHLHLRPEQLADRVILVGDPARVDAIAEFFDTKECEVSNREFHTVTGTYKGKRITAQSHGIGCDNIDIVMNELDTLANIDYETRTEKSEHRTLTCVRIGTCGGLQPFTPTGCFVASVKSIGTDGLLNFYAGRDQVCDLELEKAFMKHMDWNAKKGAPYVAVADRDLLNQIAGDDMVRGYTVACGGFYGPQGRQLRAEISDPQQNEKLESFVYDDMHICNFEMESSAVAGLASLLGHRAMTCCMVIANRYAKEMNTEYKNSIETLIEKVLERI; from the coding sequence ATGGAAAAGAAATATTTCGCATCATCCGAACTGATTATCAACGAAGACGGAAGTTGCTTCCACCTTCACCTGCGTCCAGAACAATTGGCAGACCGCGTCATTCTTGTCGGTGACCCTGCCCGTGTAGATGCGATTGCAGAATTTTTCGACACGAAAGAGTGTGAAGTATCAAACCGCGAGTTCCACACCGTCACCGGAACGTATAAGGGCAAGCGCATCACCGCACAGTCGCACGGTATCGGTTGCGACAATATCGACATCGTGATGAACGAGCTCGACACGCTCGCCAACATCGATTACGAGACACGCACCGAGAAATCGGAACACCGCACGCTCACCTGTGTGCGCATCGGCACCTGCGGCGGACTCCAGCCGTTCACGCCGACAGGCTGTTTCGTGGCAAGCGTGAAGAGCATCGGCACCGACGGACTTCTCAACTTCTACGCAGGAAGAGACCAGGTCTGCGATTTGGAATTGGAAAAAGCATTCATGAAACACATGGATTGGAACGCCAAAAAAGGAGCGCCCTACGTAGCCGTTGCCGACCGAGATCTCCTCAATCAGATAGCCGGCGACGACATGGTACGTGGCTACACCGTCGCATGTGGCGGCTTCTATGGTCCACAAGGACGACAGCTGCGCGCCGAGATTTCCGACCCGCAGCAGAACGAGAAGCTTGAGAGCTTTGTTTACGACGACATGCACATCTGCAACTTCGAGATGGAGTCGTCGGCAGTTGCCGGTCTCGCCTCCCTGCTCGGACACCGCGCCATGACCTGCTGCATGGTCATCGCCAACCGCTATGCGAAGGAGATGAACACCGAATACAAAAACTCCATCGAGACACTCATCGAGAAAGTGCTCGAACGAATCTAA
- a CDS encoding DMT family protein: MAGIYTLLLLVLSNIFMTLAWYGHLKLQQTGTSSNWPLIGVIAFSWLIAFFEYCCQVPANRIGFEGNGGPFSLVQLKVIQECVSLLVFAIIANMMFQNQSLHWNHAAAFLCIIAAVYFVFME; the protein is encoded by the coding sequence ATGGCTGGCATATACACCCTACTGCTGCTCGTACTGAGCAACATCTTCATGACGCTGGCATGGTACGGACACCTGAAACTGCAACAGACCGGCACATCCAGTAACTGGCCGCTGATTGGCGTCATCGCCTTCTCATGGCTCATCGCCTTCTTCGAATACTGCTGTCAGGTGCCTGCCAACCGCATCGGCTTTGAAGGCAACGGAGGACCCTTCTCGCTCGTACAGCTGAAGGTTATACAGGAGTGCGTCTCGCTCCTCGTCTTCGCCATCATCGCCAACATGATGTTCCAGAACCAAAGCCTCCACTGGAACCACGCAGCCGCTTTCCTCTGCATCATCGCCGCCGTCTATTTTGTGTTTATGGAGTAA
- a CDS encoding four helix bundle protein, with the protein MKTIENNVYEITSEFAIRIVKLYKYLTEEKHEYIMSKQLFRSGTSIGANSFEGKNAQSRADFNSKMNIALKEATESGFWIDLLHKTEYLDETQYKSLYNDWNKIMGVLTKIVKATKK; encoded by the coding sequence ATGAAAACTATTGAAAATAATGTATATGAAATAACGAGTGAGTTTGCAATTCGTATTGTCAAACTATATAAATATTTAACTGAAGAGAAACATGAATATATCATGTCAAAACAGTTATTTCGCTCAGGAACAAGTATTGGAGCAAATTCTTTTGAAGGTAAAAACGCACAAAGTAGGGCTGATTTCAACAGCAAAATGAATATTGCGCTTAAAGAGGCAACTGAATCAGGGTTTTGGATAGATTTACTACACAAAACCGAATATTTGGATGAGACACAATACAAATCTCTCTACAACGATTGGAATAAAATCATGGGTGTACTAACAAAAATAGTAAAGGCTACAAAAAAATGA
- a CDS encoding helix-turn-helix domain-containing protein, giving the protein MTTIYCSPSCNNKDYKRAIREKQIAEFMEEEKKKTPKVDILGGKEFLTPTEGASLLGLSRATFYRYMSNGTIKAVQLRGKTIIRRKDIERLFDNPPTYQSHSEKKQEKREYYTFRQIMEKFKCSKKAVMTRVEKYNIPKVYQGRNCFFDRALVDVHFAQLIAEIDLRDYYTIPQLEEKYKMSHAAVLSFVTRNKIPRITQGRTVYYSRAHIDTIKGERESIDPNYYTYSEIMEKYHFTKDQVAYYIHNYEIDNHKQGRFTVINRKEFDRIIKERMETNALEKEKERRAKLPKLNEIPDGYISVAQIAEKYGVTTKHVQAKTREAKTPKLIIKHLNYYNEAAIEQLFNRDPEKFEVPEDYITAQEIAKRFKVTVHHVHGRTREANIPKITVKHVNFYELKAVEALFAKNEACEELQKDENAEWISGTDVEEMLGITTCARRSFVSRHKIPSKKEHGIAYYLRSAIEDVNNTLAKYGEHYYTVEQICEKFNMDRDKVYGMLRYSNVRKVHEGRFVLFLKEDIIKTIHERQFT; this is encoded by the coding sequence ATGACCACTATCTATTGCTCACCTTCGTGCAATAATAAGGATTACAAGAGAGCAATCCGAGAAAAGCAGATTGCCGAATTCATGGAGGAAGAAAAGAAGAAGACACCCAAGGTAGATATTCTTGGGGGCAAGGAATTCCTCACCCCTACTGAAGGTGCATCACTGCTTGGACTGAGTCGTGCTACTTTCTATCGCTATATGAGCAATGGAACCATCAAGGCTGTCCAGCTTCGTGGTAAGACTATCATCAGGCGAAAGGATATAGAGCGATTGTTCGACAATCCCCCTACCTACCAGTCCCATTCCGAGAAGAAGCAGGAGAAGCGTGAATACTATACCTTCAGGCAAATCATGGAGAAATTCAAATGCTCCAAGAAGGCGGTCATGACCAGAGTTGAGAAATACAATATACCCAAAGTATATCAAGGCCGCAACTGTTTCTTTGATCGTGCTCTTGTTGATGTTCATTTTGCTCAACTTATTGCGGAGATAGACCTTCGTGACTATTATACAATTCCGCAGTTGGAGGAGAAGTACAAGATGAGCCACGCAGCAGTATTATCATTTGTGACCAGAAACAAGATTCCACGTATCACCCAAGGAAGAACTGTCTATTATTCCAGGGCGCATATCGATACGATAAAAGGTGAACGTGAATCCATCGACCCGAACTACTATACCTACTCGGAGATTATGGAGAAGTATCACTTCACAAAAGACCAAGTTGCCTACTATATCCATAACTACGAGATAGACAATCATAAGCAGGGACGATTTACGGTCATCAACAGAAAGGAGTTTGATCGTATCATCAAGGAGCGCATGGAAACAAATGCCCTGGAAAAAGAGAAAGAGCGGAGAGCAAAACTGCCGAAACTCAATGAAATTCCTGATGGCTATATTTCCGTTGCACAGATAGCAGAGAAATATGGAGTCACAACCAAACATGTCCAGGCTAAGACTCGTGAGGCAAAAACACCAAAACTTATTATCAAGCATTTGAACTACTATAACGAGGCTGCCATTGAACAGCTGTTCAACAGAGACCCGGAGAAGTTTGAGGTTCCCGAAGACTATATCACAGCACAGGAGATTGCCAAACGTTTCAAGGTCACAGTCCATCATGTGCATGGACGAACCAGAGAGGCTAACATTCCAAAGATAACTGTGAAGCACGTCAACTTCTACGAGCTGAAAGCCGTCGAAGCCCTGTTTGCAAAGAACGAAGCCTGTGAGGAGCTGCAAAAGGATGAAAATGCAGAATGGATATCTGGTACTGATGTGGAAGAGATGCTTGGCATTACGACGTGTGCAAGAAGGTCGTTCGTTTCACGTCATAAGATTCCATCCAAGAAAGAACACGGTATTGCCTATTATCTCAGGTCTGCTATTGAAGACGTAAACAACACATTGGCAAAATACGGCGAGCATTACTATACCGTAGAGCAAATCTGTGAGAAGTTCAACATGGACAGGGATAAGGTTTACGGGATGCTGAGATATAGCAATGTAAGAAAAGTCCATGAAGGAAGATTCGTTTTGTTCCTCAAAGAGGATATCATAAAAACGATCCATGAGCGACAGTTCACATAA
- the mnmE gene encoding tRNA uridine-5-carboxymethylaminomethyl(34) synthesis GTPase MnmE, which produces MNDLKPQTSNLKPQTSNLKPQTSNLEDTICALATPPGGALDIIRVSGSQSLAIVSRIFSKDLTQEKGYTLHYGNIIADDGTTIDEVMVSIFRAPRSYTGEDCVEISCHGSSYIINNVLELLILHGCRMANPGEFTQRAFLNGKMDLSQAEAVADLIASTNRATHQTAMSQLRGNFSSELAKLRDQLLKLTSLLELELDFSDHEDLEFADRTELKNIAEKIDRRITHLAHSFEKGQAIKQGIPVAIVGKTNVGKSTLLNRLLKDDRAIVSDIHGTTRDTIEDTIDLQGITFRFIDTAGIRQTADTIEQIGINRTYAAISKARIVIWIIDQEPTEEDVKEIQELCNDKSLIIIHNKIDKQTSIDPLSSTLFQVRHYAFLRISAKHNLHIDELEKAIYEAADLPTLSDTDVIVTSARHYDALLRAHESIQRILTGMQMQLSGDLIAEDLRQTLDILAEITGGQITPQETLNNIFKHFCVGK; this is translated from the coding sequence ATGAACGACCTCAAACCTCAAACCTCAAACCTCAAACCTCAAACCTCAAACCTCAAACCTCAAACCTCAAACCTTGAGGATACCATCTGCGCATTAGCCACACCTCCTGGCGGAGCTCTCGACATCATCCGTGTGTCGGGCAGCCAAAGTCTTGCCATTGTCTCACGCATATTCAGCAAAGACCTCACACAAGAAAAGGGCTACACCCTGCACTATGGGAACATCATTGCTGATGATGGCACCACGATTGACGAAGTGATGGTCAGCATCTTCCGCGCACCCCGTAGCTATACGGGCGAAGACTGCGTCGAAATCTCCTGTCACGGCTCGAGCTATATAATAAATAATGTGTTGGAACTGCTCATCCTGCACGGCTGCCGGATGGCTAACCCGGGCGAGTTCACACAACGGGCTTTCCTCAACGGCAAGATGGACCTCTCGCAAGCCGAAGCCGTTGCCGACCTCATCGCCTCCACCAACCGGGCAACACACCAGACAGCCATGTCGCAACTGCGAGGAAACTTCTCCAGCGAACTGGCAAAACTGCGCGACCAACTCCTGAAACTCACCTCCCTGCTCGAACTCGAACTCGACTTCTCCGACCACGAAGACCTCGAGTTTGCCGACAGAACCGAACTGAAAAATATAGCTGAAAAAATTGACCGTCGCATCACTCATCTTGCCCATAGCTTTGAAAAAGGACAAGCCATCAAGCAAGGCATCCCCGTAGCCATCGTCGGCAAGACAAACGTAGGCAAATCAACACTCCTGAACCGACTGTTGAAAGACGACCGCGCCATCGTTTCCGATATTCACGGCACCACCCGCGACACCATCGAAGACACCATTGACCTGCAAGGCATCACCTTCCGATTCATCGACACCGCCGGCATTCGCCAGACCGCCGACACCATCGAGCAGATTGGCATCAACCGCACCTACGCAGCCATCAGCAAAGCCCGTATCGTCATCTGGATAATCGACCAGGAACCAACGGAAGAAGATGTTAAAGAAATACAAGAACTCTGCAATGATAAGTCTTTGATTATCATCCATAACAAGATAGATAAACAAACTTCTATTGACCCTCTTTCCTCCACCCTTTTCCAAGTCCGCCATTATGCATTCCTGCGGATTTCCGCCAAGCACAATCTCCACATCGACGAACTGGAAAAAGCCATTTACGAAGCAGCCGACCTCCCCACCCTTTCCGATACGGACGTCATCGTCACCTCTGCCCGCCATTACGACGCTCTCCTCCGTGCCCATGAAAGCATCCAGCGCATCCTCACCGGCATGCAGATGCAACTAAGCGGAGACCTCATAGCCGAAGACCTCCGCCAAACCCTCGACATCCTCGCCGAAATCACCGGCGGACAAATCACACCACAAGAAACCCTCAACAACATCTTCAAACATTTTTGCGTGGGCAAGTGA